The sequence ACAGATCCGCCAAGCCGAAATATTGGATGATGGCGGAATTGTTATACAAGAAACACGCCGCTGGGATGAAGCTGGAGGCCAAACCTTATCCATGCGCGGTAAGGAAGAGGCTCATGACTATCGTTATTTCCCGGACCCGGATCTGATTGTACTGCATATTGAAGATACATGGAAGGAATCAATCCGCGCTACCATTCCAGAACTTCCTGATGCACGCCAGGTTCGTTACAGTGAGGAATATGGCCTCACAGCATATGATGCTGGTGTAATAACATCCTCCAAGCTGCTCGCAGATTTCTTTGAGGGAAGTCTTGCCTACACGCAGGATGCCAAAGCTGTGGTTAACTGGATTACAGGTGAACTGCTGGCCTATCTGAATAGCAACAATCTGGAACTTTCGCAAGTAAAGATTACTCCCCAAGGAATGGGTGAGATGATTGGTCTGATTGCAAGCGGAACTATCAGTAACAAAATTGCCAAGATTGTCTTCAAGGAGATGCTGGAGAACGGGAATTTGCCAGGGGCAATCGTAGAGGATAAGGGATTGGTTCAGATCAGCGATGAGGGTGCGATCAAAGGGATTGTAGAAGCGGTCGTAGCGGCCAATCCGCAATCTGTAGAAGATTATAAGGCTGGGAAACAGAAAGCGATTGGTTTCCTTGTTGGACAGGTTATGAAAGAAAGTAAAGGAAAAGCTAACCCGGGCCTCGCGAATAAGTTGCTGGCTGAGGTGCTAAACAGCTAATTCTTAATTTTAGGGTATATACTTTAGTAACATAAGCTTAGGGCTTGTCGGCAACGGCAGGCTCTTCGTAGTATATAAGGGGAATGTGCGGATGAATACAATTGTGAAACTAAACTTGCAGGATGATAGTACTGTTAACGAGCTGTGGAGCCTTCAGCATAAGGCCTACCGTCTGGAAGCGGAGCTTATAGGATTCCATGAGATACCGCCGCTGCTGGAGACCAGAGACATGCTGAGACACGTTAAAGAGGAATTCTATGGCTGTTTCGATAGTAACGGCGAACTGATGGGAGCTGTTGCCACAGAGGAAGAGTCGCCGGGGAAACTGACCATTACCCGGATGATGGTTGGGCCGGACCATTTTCGCAAAGGAGTGGCAGGCAATCTCTTAGAATATGTCTTCAAGCACTATGACGAAATGGAGCAGTTTATAGTATCTACTGGCAAACTGAATATCCCGGCAGTTACTTTATACACCAAACACGGATTTGTTGCCGTTGGACTGGAGGAAGTGGCTCCTGGGGTGGAATTAATTGAATTTCATCGGAGTGGTACACATTGAACAACGAGGCTTATACCCCCATTTATGAAAGGAGGAGTCCTAAAATGAAAGATGAACCCACAATGCTACCAATAGAGGAAGACCAGCATGATCCTGTCGAGCCGGAGTCTAGAGATCCCGAATCTCAAACTCAACTAATACCGCCGCGTCTGAAGAGACGTACCCGCAAACGCAAATTTATTGCCGGATTACTGGCAGCGATCATTCCTGGCAGTGGGCATCTATATTTCGGGCTTCTTCGCAAAGGGATTTCATTTATTTTTCTTATTCTGCTGGATATCGCAGCATTACTCTATTTCTCCTCAATAGGGATGCAGATTAATGTTCCATTGCTTATTTTACTTGCACTGCTGATTCCGGCACTATATTTCTACAATGTGTTCGACGTGCTGCAATCCGCAGACCGGATTCTTCGTTTCCCTGAGGATCAAGATTCTGAAATTCTGATAGTAAATAAGACGGATATAAAACGGCATAGATTGGTTAGCGAACCGGGCATTTCGTTTGGGCTGATGCTGCTACTAGGAGGAGTTCTGCTCTTTCTTTTTCGAACAAAGCCAGAATGGCTGCAGTTCTTTATTGAGCATTATGCAGAAGCGGCAACTGCAGCAGCTTTAGTGTGCTTTGGCTTATTGCTTGGAGCTAGAGAGATTGCTAGAGGATTTCTCCGGCGTAAGAACGCCGAACGTCGTAACCGTCGAGTCGGTAGATTTACGGCGTCCCTGCTGCTTATTGGTGTCGGAGTTCCCTTGTATCTGGATTGGCGAGAGGGAACTGATCTTACGCTTCTGCTTCTGAAGTGGTGGCCGATTATACCAGTGCTATGGGGAATTGAGTACCTGCTAATATTCTTTTTCAACCGTCGCCGTTCGAATTCGAGCGTAACAGGAGCCAGAACCAGACTGGATTTGCGCGGATTACTGTCTGCCATATTATTAGCAGCTAGCATATTTATCGTAGCCGAGCAAGAACATTACTTGCATTTGTGGAATCGAGTCAGTCTTAACCTGACTGCAGCAGCAGTTGACTACGGTGAGGCAGAAGGCAGCAAGTTTCAGAAAGCGCCATTAATTATTCCTGTTGAACTGGATACGGCCAAAATATCGATCGATGGCATCAACGGTGATATTTTAGTACATCGTGCTCCGGTAGAGGATATTGAGATCGTGACTACAGTCTGGGTCGATCAACTAAAGGGAGTTATGGCTGAAGCGATCTCGGACCAGTCCTTTGTTGATGTTACACCAGGATCAACCATCAAGATTACCCCCCAGGGCAAGGCATACGGGGATTCCGGCAAACGCCAGCCACGCATGAATTTGGATATTTCTCTTCCGGAGGACCGTCGATTTAATCTGGAAATTAGGACCATGAATGGTGGTATTACCTTGCAAAACGTGGAAGCAATTGAGAATATCTCACTGGAAACCGGAAATGGGCAGCTTATTCTGCATCGCATATTAGGTGAGGTTAAAGGAAAAACACTAAACGGGGCTGTGCGGGCTAGAGGGGTTCAAGGAAGTGTTGACCTTTCAACGAGTGGCGGCGATATGAATGCCTGGGATGTAACGGGCGCCCTCAAGTTGTCGACAGCTGTTGGTAATGTAAGTGCAATCAATAATGGGGATAAAGTGGATATTTCCAGTAAGAATGGAAATTTGAAGGTCGATGGAGCCAGAACGAATCTGCAAGCAGAATCGCTGAATGGCGGAATTAATGTGCGCTCGGATTTACTTGGAGGAGATTGGGATATTTACAGTGCGGTTGGCGATATCAGCGTCTTTTTACCTTTGGTTGGAGATTATAAGGTGGAAGGTTCCAGTGGATATGGCGATATCGTTTCTGATTACCCAGGACTGCTTATTGATAAAAAGACGATCTCTGGGGAAGCTGGAAATGGAGAGCACAAAGTCCATATTGAAGGAAACAGTAGTTTAAATGTGATGAAATATTGAAATAAGTAATTTTTATTATATAATAATGAATATAATGTACGGACCTCGTTGACAACGTTCAAAGACCGGTCTTACAATTAAAAGTAGAGTTAATATTATGTTTTCTAAAAGAAGGCGGTGGCATTGATGGGTAGTGGCGTACAACATGCTTTGGAACAATTGAAGACAACCGGTGTCCGTATTACGCCCCAGCGTCATGCGATTCTTACGTATTTAATGGAAGCTATGAATCATCCTACGGCGGATGATATTTACCGGGCGTTAGAGCCGAAGTTTCCGAGTATGAGCGTAGCAACCGTATATAACAATCTAAAAATGTTCATGGAAGCCGGTATGGTCCGCGAGTTGACCTACGGTGATAACTCCAGCCGTTTCGACGCCAATGTGTCTGATCATTATCATGTGATCTGCCAGGTATGCGGTAAGATTGAAGATTTCAGCTATCCATCACTTCATGATGTGGAGCTTCGTGCGGAGCAAGCTACAGGCTTTAAGATTAATGGATTACGGATGGAACTTTACGGAATATGTAAGTCTTGCAGAGATAAGCAGCATTAAGAGGGACAGAATAACAGAATGGCGTAGGTCCTGTTGCACCGTGTATTCTGTCTATAGGACATATTGTTCAACTATTAATAACGTGCGGAATCCGAAGACGGAGGACTCACGTTATTTATTTTTAAATCACAGCTGTTTCTGAGCGTTAACTGCCAATTATTTGGGTTATGCGAAACCAAACAGGTTATACAAGCGTATATTTAAGGTCGGCAAATACCCTTTCTATTTTAAATTCAGCTACGATCTGGAGGATATATATCTTGAACAGAAGACAGAGACAAAGACGTGTCAACAAGCGCGGACGTCTTTTTCGCCGCCTGCTTGGACTTTTGATCGTTGCAGCCGCAGCTTACTGGATTGTCTTTTACGTATTGCCAAACCGACTGCATATTGACCCTGATTGGAAAGGTTTGGAACATCCTATCTTTGTAAAAGGGGAACTTACTGGTTTTTCAGCCTCGGGTACAGGTGATAGCTTGCTTTTGCCACTTCCGCTATTGCAGAAATATGTAGATTCATCTATTCGTTATGAAGAGGAAACCAAGTCTGTCATTCTATCAACAGATACCAGTCTTTTGTATATGCAGGAGGATTCGAAAGATGCGAGCCTGAACAATAAACCGCTGCAACTGCGTCTTGCTCCTGAAGAAAAGGGCACGGTAACGTATCTTCCTGCAGACACCTTGCAGGACCTGTATGGGTTCGAGGTACAAGAAGATACAGAAACAGGTGCTGTTCTCTTAATGACCGCTGGAGAGTCTGTACCGCTTGGTAAGGTAAAGGGAGAGAAGGGCGACAAGGCGAAGGCTTTGCGCAGTGAGGCATCGATCCATGCGCCAATTGTAGCTAATATGTCTCCGGGTGCAGTTGTGAGAGTCTGGAACGGGGATAATAAGGACTGGTTGTATGTTCAGATGAGCAATGGCTATACAGGCTATGTCAAGGCAAGCTCGATAGCCCTTGATGGTCAAAAGACTGTGGAACAGAAGCCTTCCACTCCAACGCGGGCTGAACGGAGCTGGAAGGGGAAGGCGGTTAACCTGTTCTTCGAGGCTGTCTATGAACGCAAGCCTGATCCGGATTCAATAGGGAAGCTGCCGGGAGTGAATGTCGTTAGCCCAACCTGGTTTAGCATTATTGATGTTAAGGGGAATGTACGGAGTAAGGGCGATACTACCTATGTAAAATGGGCTCATAACCAAGGTATGGAGGTCTGGGGCTTACTGAGCAATAGTTTTGAATCCGATTTGACTACTGGTGCGTTATCCAGCTATGAGAATCGGATGAACACCATTGTACAGATGCTGAAGTACGCTGATTTATACGAACTGGACGGAATTAATATTGATTTTGAGAATGTGTACACCAAAGATGGAGAGAATGTCACGCAATTTATGCGGGAACTGAAACCCATGGCTCAAGCGAAGAATTTGATCGTCTCAATGGATGTTACACCTAAATCCAATAGTGAGATGTGGTCCTTATTTCTTGACCGGAGAGCACTAGCAACAGTGACTGATTTTCTAATTGTCATGGCCTACGATGAACACTGGGCATCCAGTCCTATTGCGGGCTCAGTTGCTTCACTACCTTGGGTGGAAAGCTCCCTCAGCCGTATTATAGAAGAAGACGGTGTAGCGCCTGAGAAGCTGATTCTCGGTGTCCCATTGTATACACGCATCTGGTCGGAGACTGAGGCGAAGGGCAAGACGAAGGTAAGCTCCAAGGCTGTCGGCATGAAGGCTGTCCAAGAAATCCTTACTGATAAGAAGCTTAAGCCAACACTTGATAAGGATACAGGGCAGAATTATATAGAGTATAAGGAAGATGGTATTCTACGTAAAATATGGATAGAGGATAAGGTATCTCTTAAGGCGAGAGTTGAGTTGGCCCAGTCTTTAGGACTTGGAGGGATCGGAGCCTGGAACCGCAACTTCGCCATTCAGGATGCTTGGGAAGCTTTGAAAGAAATTCAGAAATAATATATTCACATACACAAAACTAAGGGGCTCCCATCGTGGGAGCCCCTTAGTTTTAGACTGATATTGTATTAATGCTTCAGTTGCTGTTTTTCAAGCTGCTCAGCTGTAATATTTGCCTGCGCAGGATCAAGAGTGAGAATGGTATGACAGAACATACAGCGGTCGGTTTTACCGAGTATTTTGGTCAGCTTATGACATTCAGGACACTCTACTTGTACAGCACTGGTTGATAACATGCCAGCCCAGAAATAAATGGCAAGACTGGCCATCATAGTGATTAGACCGATAACGAGTCCAATCGCGGCAAATACTTTGCCTGCGGAACCCCAAAATACGATACCTGCAGTCCCAAAAATCATAAGGCCCATTCCAAACATTGTAAGCAGTAATCCCCATGTACGGAAAGCATTGATTTTGGCCGATTTAAACTTCATGAGTATTTACTCCTAACTAAATATAGTTGGATTTACCAGAAGGAATTTGTATCAATTTGTAGAATAATATTATTAAGTGAATTATAACTGAATGGACGCAAAATCGCCAAATTTGATGGAGGGAAGCATGGAACTGTCCAATATGACCTTATTAAGTGGAGAAACGTTTGATGAGAATGTTCTAGGGGCTGTCGCTTTACGGCGGAATGGTAACGCACCATACCAAAGCGTGCTTCTTCATGAATTTGATATGGTGGTATTGGTGCTGC comes from Paenibacillus sp. 19GGS1-52 and encodes:
- a CDS encoding Fur family transcriptional regulator — encoded protein: MGSGVQHALEQLKTTGVRITPQRHAILTYLMEAMNHPTADDIYRALEPKFPSMSVATVYNNLKMFMEAGMVRELTYGDNSSRFDANVSDHYHVICQVCGKIEDFSYPSLHDVELRAEQATGFKINGLRMELYGICKSCRDKQH
- a CDS encoding GNAT family N-acetyltransferase, with the protein product MNTIVKLNLQDDSTVNELWSLQHKAYRLEAELIGFHEIPPLLETRDMLRHVKEEFYGCFDSNGELMGAVATEEESPGKLTITRMMVGPDHFRKGVAGNLLEYVFKHYDEMEQFIVSTGKLNIPAVTLYTKHGFVAVGLEEVAPGVELIEFHRSGTH
- a CDS encoding YgzB family protein; this translates as MKFKSAKINAFRTWGLLLTMFGMGLMIFGTAGIVFWGSAGKVFAAIGLVIGLITMMASLAIYFWAGMLSTSAVQVECPECHKLTKILGKTDRCMFCHTILTLDPAQANITAEQLEKQQLKH
- a CDS encoding glycosyl hydrolase family 18 protein yields the protein MNRRQRQRRVNKRGRLFRRLLGLLIVAAAAYWIVFYVLPNRLHIDPDWKGLEHPIFVKGELTGFSASGTGDSLLLPLPLLQKYVDSSIRYEEETKSVILSTDTSLLYMQEDSKDASLNNKPLQLRLAPEEKGTVTYLPADTLQDLYGFEVQEDTETGAVLLMTAGESVPLGKVKGEKGDKAKALRSEASIHAPIVANMSPGAVVRVWNGDNKDWLYVQMSNGYTGYVKASSIALDGQKTVEQKPSTPTRAERSWKGKAVNLFFEAVYERKPDPDSIGKLPGVNVVSPTWFSIIDVKGNVRSKGDTTYVKWAHNQGMEVWGLLSNSFESDLTTGALSSYENRMNTIVQMLKYADLYELDGINIDFENVYTKDGENVTQFMRELKPMAQAKNLIVSMDVTPKSNSEMWSLFLDRRALATVTDFLIVMAYDEHWASSPIAGSVASLPWVESSLSRIIEEDGVAPEKLILGVPLYTRIWSETEAKGKTKVSSKAVGMKAVQEILTDKKLKPTLDKDTGQNYIEYKEDGILRKIWIEDKVSLKARVELAQSLGLGGIGAWNRNFAIQDAWEALKEIQK
- a CDS encoding DUF4097 family beta strand repeat-containing protein, which codes for MKDEPTMLPIEEDQHDPVEPESRDPESQTQLIPPRLKRRTRKRKFIAGLLAAIIPGSGHLYFGLLRKGISFIFLILLDIAALLYFSSIGMQINVPLLILLALLIPALYFYNVFDVLQSADRILRFPEDQDSEILIVNKTDIKRHRLVSEPGISFGLMLLLGGVLLFLFRTKPEWLQFFIEHYAEAATAAALVCFGLLLGAREIARGFLRRKNAERRNRRVGRFTASLLLIGVGVPLYLDWREGTDLTLLLLKWWPIIPVLWGIEYLLIFFFNRRRSNSSVTGARTRLDLRGLLSAILLAASIFIVAEQEHYLHLWNRVSLNLTAAAVDYGEAEGSKFQKAPLIIPVELDTAKISIDGINGDILVHRAPVEDIEIVTTVWVDQLKGVMAEAISDQSFVDVTPGSTIKITPQGKAYGDSGKRQPRMNLDISLPEDRRFNLEIRTMNGGITLQNVEAIENISLETGNGQLILHRILGEVKGKTLNGAVRARGVQGSVDLSTSGGDMNAWDVTGALKLSTAVGNVSAINNGDKVDISSKNGNLKVDGARTNLQAESLNGGINVRSDLLGGDWDIYSAVGDISVFLPLVGDYKVEGSSGYGDIVSDYPGLLIDKKTISGEAGNGEHKVHIEGNSSLNVMKY
- the gatB gene encoding Asp-tRNA(Asn)/Glu-tRNA(Gln) amidotransferase subunit GatB, with the protein product MSKYETVIGLEVHVELHTKSKIFCGCSTEFGAPPNTHTCPVCLGHPGVLPVLNRQAVEYAMKAAMALNCTIGDVSKFDRKNYFYPDSPKAYQISQYDQPIGLNGWIDIEVNGEIKRIGITRLHLEEDAGKLTHVDGGFASLVDFNRVGTPLIEIVSEPDLRSPEEARAYLEKIRAIMQYCDVSDVKMEEGSMRCDANISLRPEGREEFGIRAELKNMNSFRGVLRGLEYEQIRQAEILDDGGIVIQETRRWDEAGGQTLSMRGKEEAHDYRYFPDPDLIVLHIEDTWKESIRATIPELPDARQVRYSEEYGLTAYDAGVITSSKLLADFFEGSLAYTQDAKAVVNWITGELLAYLNSNNLELSQVKITPQGMGEMIGLIASGTISNKIAKIVFKEMLENGNLPGAIVEDKGLVQISDEGAIKGIVEAVVAANPQSVEDYKAGKQKAIGFLVGQVMKESKGKANPGLANKLLAEVLNS